The Planktothrix agardhii NIES-204 genomic interval TTCAATCTTTAAAAAAAGTCGAAATGTTAGAATTAAAAAATCGCGCCATTGGCGAACTTTCGGGGGGACAACGACAACGGGTTTTTATTGCTAGAGCTTTAGCCAGTGAACCCCGGGTTTTACTCCTTGATGAACCTACCGCTAATATTGACCCCAAAATGTGCGCGAATATCTATGAGTTATTGTTAAAATTAAATGAATATATGACAATTGTAATGATTACCCATGATATTAATACCATGTCTTCCTATGTCAAAACCATTGGCTGTTTGAATCGACGCTTACACTATCATGGAGAACAACAAATTACCCAAAAAATGTTAGAACAAACCTATAACAAGTCATTGGAGCAGACAGGGTTGTGATATTTTGGTTGAAAGCGAAAGTTATTTCCTGCCACTCAATAGGAACGTTAGAGGGAAATTGAGGTGCGATGGTTGTTTTAAGGGGAGTTGGTGGTGCGATCGCTTATTATGAGGTATTTTTGGTTAGTATTATTATTGGGGGGATCTTTATGGCTCACCTACTCAATTAAAAAATTACAAGGAGGAAATTTTACAATGGCTCAATTAGAAAAATACCGTAATTCTATTAAAAAGGTATTAACAGAATATCACAAATGGGTTTCAGGTTCAGCTAATTTAGATCAAGAGAGTTGTCTGGTTTTTGATGAAATACATGATCAATATTTTTGGCTGTTTATGGGTTGGGAAGGCAAGAAAAAAATCAGAAATATTCAGGTTCATATTCGCATTAAAAATGATAAAATTTATATTGAGGAAGATTGGACAGAGGAAGGTATTGCTAATGAGTTATTAACCGAAGGTGTACCAAAAGAGGATATTGTGTTAGCATTTCATGATCCTGAAAGTCGTAAATTTACAGAGTTTGCTGTGGTTTAATAGTTTTTGTTTATAATGGTAGAATTAGTGACAAAGGAGGACAATGCCAGCAAAAGATATTTACCATGAAGCAGTTAAAAACGCTCTAATTAAGGATGGTTGGACGATTACAGCCGATCCCTATCCTCTGGAATATGAGGATGTTGAACTTTATCCTGATTTAGCAGTAGAAAAGGTCATTTCAGAAGAACAAAAACAACGTAAAATTATTATTGAGATTAAAAGTT includes:
- a CDS encoding hypothetical protein (DNA element excision controlling factor XisI homolog): MRYFWLVLLLGGSLWLTYSIKKLQGGNFTMAQLEKYRNSIKKVLTEYHKWVSGSANLDQESCLVFDEIHDQYFWLFMGWEGKKKIRNIQVHIRIKNDKIYIEEDWTEEGIANELLTEGVPKEDIVLAFHDPESRKFTEFAVV